From Candidatus Zixiibacteriota bacterium:
GATTATTCGAGTTCCGACAGGGAATCGGCAATTCCGGTCACTGCATTTATCAGGGTGGGACCCGCGCACTGATTCTTCTCATTGGCGAGCCGGGGAACATGGGGGGCAGTTTCGCGGCTTGGTCTTTATGGCGGGGACGATTCATGCAATATTCTGCATGAAACATACAATAGTAATAAAAATAAGAATTTACCGGCAGACCTGGGCGTTTACCTTGTATCCGACTTATAAATGGTCTGTTATCTTCGCAGTGTGGCAACCAGGCGGTTGGGGCTGATCAGCAGATCGAAAGCATCTGTGGATGATTTAACCATGATATCGGAGTTGTCCAGCACCTCGATCGCGCATCCCTCGACCAGGCAGACCGCGATACTCAATGTAGCCCTGTTTAGCATCCCGATATCATTTCTGCCGTTACCGAACGCCACGGTACTATCAGCTCCCAGTTTTTCGACGAAGTCTTTTTTCTGGCCGGTATGATCCTCGCCTTCAAGAATCTGAAGCTGGCAGTCAGCATCCTTCAATTCTTCAACCGCCTTGCCGTGAGTGTCCGAAGTCAGTACATGAATTTCCAAAAACTCCGAAAGCTGACGAATTTTCTCGATCACACCCGAAACCAGGATACCGTCGACAGACAGTGTCCCGGAATAGTCGCAGACCAAATATTTGAGTTTAAGATTTTCCGTACCCGGTATTTTTATTTCAAGCATATTCGCTCCTGTTTGTATATTTACCCTATTAAAAGGATGAATTCGATGAATCGCAAACACAAACATGGTCGTGTGCTAAAAAGCTATCAGTCGGCCTATCCGGATCCGTTGGTACTCAGCAGGGGCGATGAGCTCAGGCTGATTCGCGCTGACCCTGAATGGCCGGGATGGCTGTTCTGCCAGGATTCATCGGGTAGACAGGGATGGGTACCGTTATCTTATCTGCACGGTGACGACATCCTGACTTTGACCAGAGATTATGATGCTACAGAGTTGACTGTCTCCGAGGATGAGCGCTTCGAGCTTCTGGAAAATGAATCTGGATGGTATCGTGTGCGCATATCTGACGGCAAAATCGGCTGGATTCCGCAGGAATGTGCTGAGCTTGAAGAATGAAAACAACGCACGGCAGATATGGGCATCTGCCAGCCACTTAGTTGGTTGATCCACCTCAAACGAGGATGATTATGCACTAAAGCACAGTTGAAGTTTACTCGACAATTATCTCGAAACGGTCCAGTTCTTCCCACGTATCGGGATTGACAACCTCTACTTCTATCTGTTTGCCATCGACATGAAACAGGACGACCGCGTTCTGAGTCGAAAAAGCCTCGACATGATCCATCCAGGGAGTCTCCTCGCGTCCGTAGTAGGGAGCTCCGGCGGCACCGTTGTTGATATGCCAGAGGGGACGGAAATCAGTCAGTTTTTTGCCCTCGTACTCGTCGGGATAAATGGTAAGTTCTTCAGATACCCGCAAAAGACTATAATTGTGTTCATCGCCGGTCAGCGATGCCCGCACTTTGGTGGAATGATTCATCATCAGGTCCAGAAGCTGATCGCGCCTTTCAATGATACCGTATTCGACCGGTTCACCGTCTACCCAGGGACGCTTAGAGTTGTCGCCCGAGTACCACATATCGTCTTTGACATGACCGCCGTTAGGGAATATCGGCGTATGCAGTGTCACGAAGATATGATCGATCGCGTCATCATCCTCCAGTTTCTCCAGAACTTCCTCACACCATTTCAATTGATTATCCATGATATAGCCATGCAGGTTGCCGCCGATTTTCTGTTCGTACTTGATCGAGGGTGAAAACCAGTAGTTCGAGTTGAGCGAGATAATCGCGACATTGTCATAGGTGTAGTAAAAAGCGTTTTCTTTGTAAGAGGGAAAGTCGATTTTATCCGGATCTGGATCATACTTCGAACCATCCTCGGACTCCGGGCCGTTTTGGGGATTGACGAAATTGCGGGCGAAAACCGCCTCGGCCGAGACCGAATCGTAAGGGAACTTATCGACCGTAGCACCCCGTTCACCGTCGCTGAAGTAATGCAACAGCGATTCGTGGTTGCCAAAACTGGCCACGAACGGCATCGAATGTGCGAACGGCTCGATTGTCCGTTTCCAGTTGGCATATTCGAGCGATATCTCATCCGGATCGATAACATAGCCGTCGATCAAATCGCCGGTAAACTGGAAGAAACGGACATTCTTCTGACTGCACAAGACCGCGATTCGTTTGAGGATATAGCTGTTGACACCCTTGATATCGCGCTCACCGCCACCGGTGTTCCCGCGCCCATCGGAAGCATAGGCGAATGTGAATCTACTCCGCGAACCCGGCTCGGGTGCTGTCCGAAAGCTGTGGCTCTCTTTGTAGCTGTCATAGTAAACAGTGTAATCATAGAGCCGGTCGGGCTTCAGATCATGTATCCTGATCTCGTGCTGAAGATTTGCTTCATTATCGGAGAACATTTTTCCATCCGCCATCACGCTGCAAACCGCGGGGAAGTTGGTCTGGAACGAAACGACCGCCGAATTGGGTCGAATCATATTGATAAACGGTCCCTCGATAATACAGGTATCGACCTCGAACGGTCCTTTGCCGGTTAATATCAGCTTGCCGTCATACAGGATTCGGCCATGTTCGTTCAGGATTCGGTAGCCGAGTCTCATGATTCCGCTTTTTTGCCAGCCGATGAAATCGTATTTGCCGACCAGCTTGTTTTTGATGTCGACTTCGCTGATGCCTTTTTCAATTTTGGCGGTACGGCTTGAATAAATCGGGTAAGCATGCTCAACCTCATCCAGGTCAGGGAAGAAACCGTAATATATCCGGCCATTGAGGGTGCTGTCGCCGAAATCGAAGCGCAGACCGACATCGGTACCGGCGGGCATCACGCGCAATTTTGAGAGAGTATATTGCCCCGGCTCATAATACATCTTCATCGTATCGCCCTCTTCGGTCAGGTAATACAGACTACTGTCGCTGTCATGATACATATTGTAATGAGCGGCAGGGATTTCCAGGTTCTGGGTACGGGAATTTGTGGAAAACAGTAACAAGATAATTAATGCGAACGCGGTTTTTAAAACAAATAATCCTGATTTCATCTCGATCTCCTTTTGGTTGCAGGATTATTATAATCGATATTGCGCGAATTATAAAGTTAGTTTTTCTTTAGAACTTCTCGCTTACACATAGGTTTTTGATATTATTAATGAAACAAACTTTGATGAGATTGAGTAAATATATTCATGGTTTTCTGCGCCTGCAAATTAGATTCAATTACATAACAGGAGAGGTTTACTATGTCGAAATTCCGACAGGTAATTGTGTTTATAGGTCTTTTTGTGCTGATCATGTCATCAGCGGCAACAGCTCGTGAAGGCCGGTTGATGCGTTTCCCGGATATCCACGATGATAAAATCGTGTTCACCTACGGCGGTGATCTCTGGATAGTTTCCGACCAGGGTGGTCAGGCCCGCAGGCTGACGACCGGAGATGGTTTAGAATATATGGCTAAATTCTCGCCCGATGGTAGTCAGATCGCGTTTACCGGCCAGTACGAGGGCGATCCTCATATCTATGTCATGCCGTCCGAAGGCGGACAGCCAAAGCAACTTACCTTCCATCCCTCGCGCGATTTGATGGTCGACTGGTATCCGGATGGTAACAAAATCATGTTTCATTCCGGCCGGGAATATAACAGTGTAAACTATGGCAAACTGTTCGCAATCGATTTCAACGGCGGTCTGCCGGAGAAGCTTGTATTGCCCGAGACCGGTTTGGGGTCGCTATCTCCCGATGCAAAAAGAATCGCCTACAATCGTCGCTTTAACGAAAACCGTACCTGGAAACGCTACAAGGGCGGAACCCAGCAGGATGTCTGGATCTACGATTTCGCCCATAACGAGATCGAAAAGATCACCGACTGGATCGGAAATGACAACAGTCCGATGTGGCATCGCGATAAAGTTTATTTCAATTCCGACCGTGACCATACACTTAACATCTTCGCTTACGACATTAACACAAAAGAGACCACGAAAGTCACCGACTATGAACGCTACGATGTCAAATGGCCGTCGGTCGGGCCGGGTGAAATCGTCTACGAAAACGGCGGGTACCTGCATGTGCTCGACCTCGAAAGTGGTCAAAGCCGCAAAATTGAGATCGAAATTCGTGATGACCTCGTACTGACACGACCAGAGTACAAAGATGCCGGCAAGCAGATTCGCGGTATGGATATCTCTCCCGGTGGTGAACGGGCAGTCTTTGGTGCACGAGGCGAAATCTTCACTGTTCCACAAAAAAAAGGACCGACCCGCAACCTGACCCGTACTGCGGGCATAAGAGAGATCCATCCGACCTGGTCTCCGGACGGCAAGTATATCGCCTATTTCTCTGATAAGCCGGGCGAATACGAACTGTATATCCGCCCGCAGGATGGCGCAGGCGAGGAGGAGCGGATCACCTTCGATGGCGACTGTTATCGCTTTCAGCCTAAATGGTCACCTGACAGCAAAAAGCTGATGTGGGTCGACAGCGACCGTCGCCTGCAATATGTAGATATAGAAAAGAAGAAAACGGTCGATGTCGACCAGGCTTTTGTCAGCCAGATCCACAGCTACAGCTGGTCGCCCGACAGCAAATGGATTCTTTACACCAAAAACGCCCCGCACTTTTTTGAATCTATCTACCTGTATTCCCTGAGTGAGAGGGAGACTCGCAAGCTGACTGATGATTTCACAGACGATGTGGAACCGGTCTTCGACCCGGAGGGCAAATATCTCTATTTTATCTCCCTGCGTAATTTCGACCCGGTCTTCTCAGATTTCGAACATCAGTTCGTCAATCGCAACAGCCGGATAATCCTTCTGATGACTTTGAAAGCCGATGAACCTCACCCGTTTAAGCTGGAAAGCGATGAGGTTGAGATCAAAGCAGATGATGACGAAGACAAAGATGATAAAGATGAGGATAAAAACGGGGATGAAAAAGACGACAGCGATGAGATCGAAATAGATT
This genomic window contains:
- a CDS encoding HAD hydrolase family protein — translated: MLEIKIPGTENLKLKYLVCDYSGTLSVDGILVSGVIEKIRQLSEFLEIHVLTSDTHGKAVEELKDADCQLQILEGEDHTGQKKDFVEKLGADSTVAFGNGRNDIGMLNRATLSIAVCLVEGCAIEVLDNSDIMVKSSTDAFDLLISPNRLVATLRR